The Flavobacteriales bacterium nucleotide sequence CGGAAGATTACCTAAAACAATTTTACGTACCGTAGTATCGAGTGTTGCAAACAGTTTGTTTTCTGCAAACACATCCGATTTACTCAGTAAATTCATAAGTGTGGATTTCCCGACATTGGTATATCCTACCAGCGAAACGCGAACAAGTTGACCACGATTGCTTCGTTGCGTAGCCATTTGTTTATCGATTTCTTTCAGTTGTTCTTTCAGCTTCGAAATTTTATCCTGAATAATACGACGGTCCGTTTCAATTTGCGATTCACCCGGACCACGCATTCCAATTCCGCCTTTCTGACGCTCAAGGTGGGTCCACATTCGGGTTAATCGCGGAAGCAGATATTGGTATTGTGCCAGTTCAACCTGCGTCTTTGCATGAGCTGTTCGTGCACGCGAAGCAAAAATGTCGAGAATTAAATTGGTTCGGTCGAGAACCGGAATTTTAAGTTTGTCCTGAATGTTTTTTTGCTGACTGGGCGACAGTTCATCATCAAAAATCACCAGTTTTATTTCGTGTTCAATTACAAAATCGGCAATCTCTTGTAGTTTTCCGCTACCAATATAAGTACCGGGAACAGGAACATTCATTTTTTGTGTAAAGGTCTTAACAACTTTGGCTCCTGCCGTCTCGGCTAAAAAAGCTAATTCATCGAGGTATTCCTTCACCTGTAATTCATCCTGCCGGGGTGTAATTACCCCAACAAGAATGGTGGTTTCATCTTTACGTTGTTCAATCTTTGCCTCAATCATGGTTTTCTCAACTGCTCAATGTATTGGGCTACCGCCTCAATTTCATTATCTTCCAATACTCCTTTAAAGGGAGTCATACCCGGTTTTCCATAGGAAATAATCTGAATCCTCGAATCCATGTCCATGGTAGAAACACTTAAATCCTTCGCATTTCCTAATCCCAGTTTACCATCGTTACCGTGACAAATCGAACAGTTTTTTTCGAAAATCAGTTTACCGTCTGCTTTAGCATTCGGATCTTTTTTTTCGCCACAGGAAAAAATAAAAAGTACAGCAGCAGAAATAAAAAATATTCTTTTCATCAGAACCAGTTAGCAGATAATTCGGTGCGGAACGGCCATGGAATGGAAGCCAAAACAATCAGAATAACGATACCATACCAAATAAAATAACGACGATGTTTGGTGCTGTCGTGTTCTGCCGATTCTGCTCTTTTTCTTCCCATGGTGATTAAGATGAATGCTAAAGTCATCATTAAAATATGCTCAACGGTGAAAAAACGAAGCATAGAGTTCGACATCGTCTGACTCCCGAATTGAACTTTATTGGAAACGAAATATAAAATCACACCCACCAAAAACTGAATGTGAAAGAAAATCATTGCAAATAAATTCAACAGCTTATCTGTTTTTCGGTAACTCTTACCGAACCTCCATTTACTGAAGGCATTAAATACAGAAGCAACAATCAGAATAAGAACGATCCAGCGTAATCCGGAATGGGTATGTATTAACATGGCTTTGGGTTTTGAACAAAAGTATAAAAAGCTGGGCATCTTATCACTATCTCTCCGCTTGGTTTTCAATGACTTTTTCTTTTCGTTAAAATGGAATGATAATTGTGTATATTAGGCATACTAATTTTTGATTATGAAAAAACACATACTAATCACCGCATTAAGCGTTCTGGCGCTGAACGTTTTTGCCCAAAAGAAAA carries:
- the hflX gene encoding GTPase HflX; the encoded protein is MIEAKIEQRKDETTILVGVITPRQDELQVKEYLDELAFLAETAGAKVVKTFTQKMNVPVPGTYIGSGKLQEIADFVIEHEIKLVIFDDELSPSQQKNIQDKLKIPVLDRTNLILDIFASRARTAHAKTQVELAQYQYLLPRLTRMWTHLERQKGGIGMRGPGESQIETDRRIIQDKISKLKEQLKEIDKQMATQRSNRGQLVRVSLVGYTNVGKSTLMNLLSKSDVFAENKLFATLDTTVRKIVLGNLPFLLTDTVGFIRKLPTQLIESFKSTLDEVREADLLVHVIDISHPNFEEHYAVVNETLKDIGALDKPTIVVFNKIDAYRHIEKEEGDLSPITRENVSLEELKRSWMSRMSPNQVVFISAEKRINLEELREVMYEMVKEIFAVRYPYNNFLY
- a CDS encoding cytochrome c yields the protein MKRIFFISAAVLFIFSCGEKKDPNAKADGKLIFEKNCSICHGNDGKLGLGNAKDLSVSTMDMDSRIQIISYGKPGMTPFKGVLEDNEIEAVAQYIEQLRKP